A portion of the Phycodurus eques isolate BA_2022a chromosome 3, UOR_Pequ_1.1, whole genome shotgun sequence genome contains these proteins:
- the LOC133400262 gene encoding C-C motif chemokine 3-like 1, producing the protein MDPRLAALLLVVLLCSHPAAGQKLVGCCLATRNMCFPRKIVASYFHQEAGNGCKYSATVFLSKAGKQLCAPPQYESKCVQELIAYLDNNKPQRRRKPMF; encoded by the exons ATGGACCCTCGACTTGCTGCTCTGCTCCTCGTGGTGCTCCTCTGCTCTCACCCGGCGGCAG GTCAGAAGCTGGTGGGCTGttgtctggcgaccagaaaCATGTGCTTCCCTCGCAAAATCGTGGCTAGCTACTTCCACCAGGAAGCCGGCAATGGCTGCAAATACAGTGCCACCGT ttttctTTCCAAGGCTGGCAAACAACTTTGTGCCCCACCGCAGTACGAGAGCAAGTGCGTTCAAGAGCTCATTGCCTACCTGGACAACAACAAGcca cAAAGGAGAAGAAAACCGATGTTTTAG